In Enterobacter sp. 638, a single window of DNA contains:
- the argC gene encoding N-acetyl-gamma-glutamyl-phosphate reductase — translation MLNTLIVGASGYAGAELVSYVNRHPHMTITALTVSAQSNDAGKLISDLHPQLKGIVDLPLQPMSDISEFVGGVDVVFLATAHEVSHDLAPQFLAAGCVVFDLSGAFRVNDSAFYEKYYGFTHQHTDLLEQAVYGLAEWNDDKIKEANLIAVPGCYPTAAQLSLKPLIDADLLDLNQWPVINATSGVSGAGRKAAMANSFCEVSLQPYGVFNHRHHPEITTHLGAEVIFTPHLGNFPRGILETITCRLKPGVTKDQISEAFTQAYANKPLVRLYDKGVPALKNVVGLPFCDIGFAVQGEHLIVVAAEDNLLKGAAAQAMQCANIRFGYAETQSLI, via the coding sequence ATGTTGAATACGCTGATTGTGGGCGCTAGCGGTTATGCGGGCGCAGAGCTTGTAAGCTACGTGAATCGCCATCCTCATATGACCATAACCGCTTTGACTGTCTCAGCGCAAAGCAATGATGCGGGAAAGTTAATTTCCGATTTGCATCCGCAACTTAAGGGAATCGTCGATCTGCCATTGCAGCCGATGTCCGATATCAGTGAGTTTGTTGGCGGCGTGGATGTGGTGTTTCTGGCAACCGCGCACGAAGTCAGCCACGATCTGGCCCCGCAGTTTTTGGCGGCGGGTTGCGTGGTGTTTGACCTCTCCGGCGCGTTCCGCGTTAACGACAGTGCGTTCTACGAAAAATATTACGGTTTCACTCACCAGCATACCGATCTGCTTGAGCAGGCGGTTTACGGCCTGGCGGAGTGGAACGACGACAAGATAAAAGAAGCCAATCTGATTGCCGTTCCGGGTTGTTATCCAACGGCGGCGCAGCTTTCGCTTAAACCGCTGATCGACGCCGACCTGCTGGATCTGAATCAGTGGCCGGTGATCAACGCCACCAGCGGCGTGAGCGGTGCCGGTCGCAAGGCGGCGATGGCCAACAGTTTCTGCGAAGTGAGTCTGCAACCGTATGGCGTGTTCAATCACCGTCATCACCCGGAGATCACCACGCATCTGGGCGCGGAGGTGATTTTCACACCGCATCTGGGCAATTTCCCGCGCGGGATTCTGGAAACCATCACCTGCCGTCTGAAGCCGGGCGTGACCAAAGACCAGATTTCTGAAGCCTTTACGCAGGCCTATGCCAACAAACCGCTGGTGCGTCTGTACGATAAAGGCGTTCCGGCGCTGAAAAACGTGGTCGGTCTGCCGTTCTGCGACATCGGCTTTGCCGTTCAGGGCGAGCATCTGATTGTGGTGGCGGCGGAAGATAACCTTCTTAAAGGCGCTGCCGCTCAGGCGATGCAGTGCGCAAATATTCGTTTTGGCTACGCTGAAACCCAGTCTCTTATTTAA
- the argE gene encoding acetylornithine deacetylase, with protein sequence MKMNLPPFIEIYRALIATPSISATEEALDQSNESLINMLAGWFSDLGFKVEVQPVPGTRHKFNLLASAGQGAGGLLLAGHTDTVPFDDGRWTRDPFTLTEHDGKLYGLGTADMKGFFAFILDALRDVDVKTLKKPLYILATADEETSMAGARYFSENTAIRPDCAIIGEPTSLQPIRAHKGHISTAVRVLGQSGHSSDPARGVNAIELMHDAIGRIMVLRDSLKERFHHDSFTVPYPTLNLGSLHGGDASNRICACCELHMDIRPLPGMTLDDLNGLLSEALAPVSERWPGRLTIFDLHPPIPGYECPPDHQLVQVVEKLLGEKTDVVNYCTEAPFIQTLCPTLVLGPGSINQAHQPDEYLETRFIKPTRELITQVVHHFCWH encoded by the coding sequence ATGAAAATGAATTTACCACCCTTTATCGAGATTTACCGCGCCCTGATTGCCACGCCGTCCATCAGTGCGACCGAAGAAGCGCTCGACCAGAGCAATGAGTCTTTAATCAATATGCTGGCTGGATGGTTTAGCGATCTCGGCTTTAAGGTGGAAGTTCAACCCGTTCCTGGAACCCGTCATAAATTTAACCTGCTGGCCAGTGCCGGACAGGGTGCAGGCGGTCTTTTACTGGCTGGCCATACGGACACCGTGCCCTTTGATGATGGGCGCTGGACGCGCGATCCCTTCACGCTCACCGAGCATGACGGCAAGCTTTACGGCCTGGGCACCGCCGACATGAAAGGCTTTTTTGCCTTTATTCTCGATGCGCTGCGTGACGTTGATGTGAAGACGTTGAAAAAACCGCTCTACATTCTGGCGACCGCCGACGAAGAAACCAGCATGGCGGGCGCACGCTATTTCTCTGAAAATACCGCCATTCGCCCGGACTGCGCGATTATTGGCGAGCCGACGTCCCTGCAACCGATTCGGGCGCATAAAGGCCATATCTCTACGGCGGTGCGCGTGTTGGGCCAGTCGGGTCACTCCAGCGATCCGGCGCGCGGCGTCAATGCCATTGAGCTGATGCACGACGCCATTGGCCGCATTATGGTGCTGCGCGACTCCCTGAAAGAACGCTTCCACCACGATTCCTTCACCGTGCCGTATCCCACGCTGAATCTCGGTAGTCTGCACGGCGGTGACGCATCCAACCGTATCTGCGCCTGCTGCGAACTGCACATGGATATTCGCCCGCTGCCGGGCATGACGCTCGACGATCTCAACGGCTTACTCAGCGAAGCGCTGGCCCCGGTGAGTGAACGCTGGCCTGGCCGTCTGACCATTTTCGATCTGCATCCACCGATTCCAGGTTACGAATGCCCGCCGGATCATCAATTGGTGCAAGTGGTCGAGAAACTGCTCGGCGAGAAAACGGACGTGGTGAACTACTGCACCGAAGCGCCGTTTATCCAGACGCTGTGCCCAACGCTGGTGCTGGGTCCGGGCTCCATCAATCAGGCCCACCAGCCGGATGAATACCTGGAAACACGCTTTATTAAGCCCACGCGCGAGTTAATTACGCAGGTTGTGCATCACTTCTGCTGGCATTAA
- the ppc gene encoding phosphoenolpyruvate carboxylase, whose product MNEQYSALRSNVSMLGKVLGDTIKDALGETILDRVETIRKLSKSSRAGNEANRQELLTTLQNLSNDELLPVARAFSQFLNLANTAEQYHSISPKGEGASNPEVIARTLRKLKDQPELNEETIKKAVESLSLELVLTAHPTEITRRTLIHKMGEVNSCLKQLDNKDIVDYERNQLMRRLRQLIAQSWHTDEIRKYRPSPVDEAKWGFAVVENSLWEGVPNYLRELNEQLEENLGYRLPVDFVPVRFTSWMGGDRDGNPNVTAEITRHVLLLSRWKATDLFLKDIQILISELSMVEATPELLELVGEAGATEPYRFLLKGLRGQLMATQAWLEARLKGQRLPKPAGLLSQNEQLWDPLYACYKSLQACGMGIIANGELLDTLRRVKCFGVPLVRIDVRQESTRHTEALGELTRYLGIGDYESWSEADKQAFLIRELNSKRPLLPRSWEPSEETSEVLNTCKAIVDAPKGSVAAYVISMAKTPSDVLAVHLLLKEAGISFALPVAPLFETLDDLNNANDVMTQLLNIDWYRGFIQGKQMVMIGYSDSAKDAGVMAASWAQYQAQDALIKTCEKAGIELTLFHGRGGSIGRGGAPAHAALLSQPPGSLKGGLRVTEQGEMIRFKYGLPEVTISSLSLYTSAILEANLLPPPEPKDAWRHIMDELSDISCDLYRGYVRENKDFVPYFRSATPEQELGKLPLGSRPAKRRPTGGVESLRAIPWIFAWTQNRLMLPAWLGAGAALQKVVEDGKQTELETMCRDWPFFSTRLGMLEMVFSKVDLWLAEYYDQRLVKPELWALGKELRELLEGDIKIVLAIANDSHLMADLPWIAESIQLRNIYTDPLNVLQAELLHRSRKAEEEGKEADPRVEQALMVTIAGVAAGMRNTG is encoded by the coding sequence ATGAACGAACAATATTCCGCGTTGCGTAGTAATGTCAGTATGCTCGGCAAAGTGCTGGGAGATACCATCAAGGATGCGCTAGGAGAGACCATTCTCGACCGCGTCGAAACAATCCGTAAGCTGTCCAAATCATCCCGTGCAGGAAATGAAGCCAATCGTCAGGAGCTGCTCACCACGCTGCAAAACCTGTCAAATGATGAGCTTCTGCCCGTGGCGCGCGCGTTCAGCCAGTTCCTGAATCTGGCTAACACCGCCGAGCAATACCACAGCATTTCGCCAAAAGGCGAAGGTGCCAGCAACCCGGAAGTGATTGCCCGTACGCTCAGAAAACTCAAAGACCAGCCTGAACTGAACGAAGAGACCATCAAAAAAGCGGTTGAGTCCCTTTCGCTTGAGCTGGTGCTGACTGCGCACCCGACCGAAATCACCCGCCGTACCCTGATTCACAAAATGGGCGAAGTGAATAGCTGTCTCAAGCAGTTAGATAACAAAGACATCGTCGATTACGAACGTAACCAGCTGATGCGCCGCCTGCGCCAGCTGATTGCTCAGTCCTGGCACACCGATGAAATTCGCAAATATCGCCCAAGCCCGGTTGATGAAGCTAAATGGGGTTTTGCGGTTGTCGAAAACAGCCTGTGGGAAGGCGTGCCGAACTACCTGCGTGAATTGAACGAACAGCTGGAAGAGAACCTCGGCTATCGCCTGCCGGTGGATTTTGTTCCGGTGCGTTTCACCTCCTGGATGGGTGGCGACCGCGACGGCAACCCAAATGTGACCGCCGAAATCACGCGTCATGTGCTATTGCTCAGCCGCTGGAAAGCCACCGATCTGTTCCTGAAAGATATTCAGATTCTGATTTCTGAGCTGTCGATGGTGGAAGCCACGCCAGAATTGCTCGAACTGGTCGGCGAAGCCGGTGCAACCGAACCGTACCGCTTCTTGCTAAAAGGTCTGCGCGGCCAGCTGATGGCGACTCAAGCCTGGCTGGAAGCACGTTTGAAAGGCCAGCGTCTGCCAAAACCAGCCGGGCTGCTGAGTCAAAACGAGCAGCTGTGGGACCCGTTGTACGCCTGCTATAAATCACTGCAAGCGTGCGGCATGGGCATCATCGCCAACGGCGAACTGCTCGACACCCTGCGCCGCGTGAAGTGTTTCGGCGTGCCTTTGGTGCGTATTGATGTGCGTCAGGAAAGCACCCGCCATACCGAAGCGCTGGGCGAGTTGACCCGCTATCTCGGCATTGGCGATTACGAAAGCTGGTCAGAAGCCGACAAACAGGCGTTCCTGATCCGCGAATTAAATTCCAAACGTCCGCTTCTGCCACGCAGCTGGGAACCAAGCGAAGAAACCAGCGAAGTTCTCAACACCTGTAAAGCGATCGTCGATGCGCCAAAAGGATCGGTTGCGGCCTATGTGATCTCCATGGCCAAAACGCCGTCTGACGTGCTGGCCGTTCATCTGCTTCTGAAAGAAGCCGGTATCAGCTTTGCGCTGCCTGTCGCGCCGCTGTTTGAAACCCTCGACGACCTGAATAACGCCAACGACGTGATGACCCAGTTGCTGAACATCGACTGGTATCGCGGCTTTATTCAGGGCAAACAGATGGTGATGATTGGCTATTCCGACTCCGCAAAAGACGCGGGCGTGATGGCGGCATCCTGGGCGCAGTACCAGGCGCAAGATGCGCTGATCAAAACCTGCGAAAAAGCAGGTATCGAATTAACGCTGTTCCACGGACGCGGCGGCTCTATCGGTCGCGGCGGTGCGCCAGCTCATGCTGCACTGCTCTCTCAACCACCGGGCAGCCTGAAAGGCGGTTTGCGCGTCACCGAGCAAGGCGAGATGATCCGCTTTAAATACGGTCTGCCAGAAGTAACAATCAGTAGCCTGTCGCTCTACACCAGCGCGATTCTGGAAGCTAACCTGTTGCCACCGCCAGAGCCGAAAGACGCATGGCGTCACATCATGGATGAGCTGTCGGATATCTCCTGCGACTTGTACCGTGGCTACGTGCGTGAAAACAAAGACTTCGTGCCGTACTTCCGCTCGGCTACGCCTGAGCAGGAGCTAGGCAAACTGCCGCTGGGTTCTCGTCCGGCAAAACGCCGTCCGACCGGCGGTGTGGAATCTCTGCGTGCGATTCCATGGATCTTCGCCTGGACGCAAAACCGCCTGATGCTGCCCGCCTGGCTGGGTGCGGGTGCGGCGCTGCAAAAAGTGGTGGAAGACGGTAAGCAGACTGAGCTTGAGACAATGTGCCGCGACTGGCCGTTCTTCTCCACGCGCCTTGGCATGCTGGAAATGGTGTTCTCCAAAGTCGACCTGTGGCTGGCGGAATACTACGATCAGCGTCTGGTGAAACCCGAACTGTGGGCGTTGGGCAAAGAGCTGCGCGAACTGCTGGAAGGCGACATTAAAATTGTGCTGGCTATCGCCAACGACTCGCATCTGATGGCCGATTTGCCATGGATTGCCGAGTCTATTCAGCTGCGTAATATCTACACCGACCCGCTGAACGTTCTGCAGGCTGAGCTGTTGCATCGCTCACGTAAGGCCGAAGAAGAAGGTAAAGAGGCGGATCCACGCGTTGAACAGGCGCTGATGGTGACGATTGCGGGCGTTGCAGCAGGCATGCGTAACACCGGCTAA
- a CDS encoding glycerol dehydrogenase: MDRIIQSPGKYIQGADALTRLGDYLKPLAKRWLVVGDKFVLGFAEDTLRQSFKQAELHVEIAPFGGECSQNEIDRLRKLAKGADCQAVLGIGGGKTLDTAKALAHFMDVPVAIAPTIASTDAPCSALSVIYTDSGEFDHYLMLPHNPNIVIVDTKVVAGAPARLLAAGIGDALATWFEARACSRSGATTMAGGKCTQAALALAELCYNTLIEEGEKAMLAAEQHVVTPALERVVEANTYLSGVGFESGGLAAAHAIHNGLTAIPDAHHFYHGEKVAFGTLTQLVLENAPVEEIETVAALCHSVGLPITLAQLDIKEDIPAKMRRVAETACAKGETIHNMPGGVTQDEVYAALLVADQYGQRCLHEWE, encoded by the coding sequence ATGGACCGTATCATTCAATCACCGGGCAAATACATCCAGGGTGCAGATGCCCTCACCCGACTCGGCGACTATCTCAAACCGCTGGCGAAACGCTGGCTGGTGGTCGGGGATAAGTTTGTTTTAGGCTTTGCGGAAGACACCTTGCGTCAAAGCTTCAAACAGGCAGAACTGCACGTGGAAATCGCGCCATTTGGTGGCGAATGTTCACAAAATGAGATTGACCGTCTGCGCAAGCTGGCCAAGGGCGCTGACTGCCAGGCCGTGCTAGGTATCGGTGGCGGTAAAACGCTCGATACCGCCAAAGCATTAGCGCATTTTATGGATGTACCGGTGGCTATCGCGCCAACCATTGCCTCCACGGATGCGCCGTGCAGCGCCCTTTCAGTCATCTACACCGACAGCGGCGAGTTCGATCATTACCTGATGCTCCCACACAATCCCAATATAGTTATCGTCGATACCAAAGTCGTGGCGGGTGCGCCTGCGCGTCTTTTGGCCGCAGGGATTGGCGATGCGCTGGCGACCTGGTTTGAAGCGCGCGCCTGCTCACGCAGCGGAGCCACCACCATGGCCGGGGGGAAATGCACGCAGGCGGCTCTCGCTCTGGCGGAACTCTGCTACAACACCCTGATCGAAGAGGGAGAAAAGGCGATGCTGGCAGCGGAACAGCATGTCGTCACGCCAGCCCTTGAGCGCGTCGTCGAAGCCAATACTTACCTCAGCGGCGTGGGCTTTGAAAGTGGCGGACTGGCCGCTGCCCACGCGATTCACAACGGCCTGACGGCTATTCCGGATGCACACCATTTTTATCATGGTGAAAAAGTCGCGTTCGGCACACTCACCCAGTTGGTACTGGAAAACGCGCCGGTAGAAGAGATCGAAACGGTTGCCGCGCTGTGTCACAGCGTTGGGCTGCCCATCACCCTGGCACAGCTGGATATCAAAGAAGATATTCCCGCCAAGATGCGCCGGGTGGCCGAGACGGCCTGCGCCAAAGGCGAAACCATCCACAATATGCCGGGCGGTGTGACGCAAGATGAGGTGTACGCTGCGCTGCTGGTCGCCGATCAATATGGTCAGCGTTGTCTGCATGAGTGGGAATAA